A genomic region of Vibrio sp. 10N contains the following coding sequences:
- a CDS encoding YibL family ribosome-associated protein, translated as MSSKQELQKLNNRLDKCKHKLNGAKARGDNEMISRFTDEIDKMTKKLAQLKHKQSYDMNKERKSLLDMPFSREITKAEQADMGKLKKSVKGLVVVHPMTKIGKELKLKVMTGYAPKPF; from the coding sequence ATGAGCTCGAAACAAGAACTCCAGAAACTGAATAACCGCCTAGATAAGTGCAAGCACAAGCTAAATGGAGCTAAAGCTCGTGGTGACAATGAAATGATTTCGCGTTTTACCGATGAAATTGACAAGATGACCAAGAAACTGGCTCAACTAAAGCACAAGCAAAGCTACGACATGAACAAAGAGCGTAAGAGTTTGCTGGACATGCCTTTCTCTCGTGAAATCACCAAAGCAGAGCAGGCGGATATGGGTAAGTTGAAAAAGTCTGTGAAAGGCTTGGTTGTTGTTCACCCAATGACGAAAATCGGCAAAGAGCTGAAGTTAAAGGTAATGACGGGTTACGCGCCAAAGCCATTCTAA
- the guaD gene encoding guanine deaminase, translating into MSNQAFVANLYHAPEKGSFDYIQQACIEVDDLGVITQVLSPTHPNYATLVEQHENTSSLTRLADHQYLLPGLVDLHTHAPQWPQAGKGLDLPLHDWLNQYTFPLERRYSDLTFAARIYPELVDTLLAHGTTTAMYFATIDSAPSEYLASVCKEKVQRALVGKISMDEKSMCPDYYVESSTQQALSDAEAFIQNVNEIDAQQGLVFPVVTPRFVPTSTKALLEGLGKLVSQYQCHVQTHASESDWARDFTEQTYQKTDVELYNETGLLTRKTVLAHSIFLSESDKETIKTVGAGIAHCPLSNMYFADAAFPLREAIDKDLHVGLGSDLSGGPLPSIFHAALDAVSHSRVREAGTNTHIMEQRGEANTRVSFVEAFWLATHGGGLTLDLPVGVFKPGYCFDALVVDSNTQGSQVRVYDDLDSEQDILEKIIVHTTEPAISSVWVNGRKVK; encoded by the coding sequence ATGTCAAATCAAGCCTTTGTTGCCAATCTATATCATGCCCCAGAGAAAGGATCATTCGACTATATCCAGCAGGCGTGTATTGAAGTGGATGATTTGGGAGTGATTACCCAAGTACTGTCACCTACTCACCCAAACTACGCAACGCTAGTCGAACAACACGAAAATACAAGTAGTCTAACGCGCCTTGCCGACCATCAATATTTGCTACCGGGCCTTGTTGATCTTCATACTCATGCACCGCAGTGGCCTCAAGCAGGCAAAGGACTGGATCTTCCGCTGCATGATTGGCTAAACCAGTACACTTTTCCTCTAGAGAGACGCTACAGCGACCTCACATTTGCCGCTCGAATTTACCCTGAGTTAGTAGACACACTGCTTGCGCATGGCACCACTACCGCCATGTACTTTGCCACCATTGATAGTGCGCCATCAGAATACCTAGCGAGCGTGTGTAAAGAGAAAGTACAACGCGCGCTGGTCGGCAAAATCTCTATGGATGAAAAGTCGATGTGTCCGGATTACTACGTTGAGTCATCAACGCAGCAGGCGCTCTCTGACGCAGAAGCTTTCATCCAGAATGTGAATGAAATAGATGCACAGCAAGGTCTGGTTTTTCCCGTAGTCACACCCCGCTTTGTACCGACATCAACCAAAGCACTACTAGAGGGTTTGGGCAAACTGGTTTCCCAATATCAGTGCCACGTGCAAACTCATGCCTCAGAAAGCGATTGGGCTCGAGATTTCACAGAGCAGACCTATCAAAAAACGGATGTAGAGTTGTACAACGAAACCGGACTGCTGACGCGTAAAACGGTGCTCGCCCATTCAATCTTTCTCAGTGAAAGTGATAAAGAAACCATCAAAACAGTTGGCGCTGGCATTGCTCACTGCCCTCTCTCCAACATGTACTTTGCCGACGCAGCATTTCCACTAAGAGAAGCAATCGATAAAGACCTTCATGTCGGTCTAGGCTCCGATTTATCCGGTGGACCACTGCCTTCTATCTTTCACGCAGCATTAGATGCAGTGAGTCATTCTCGCGTGCGCGAAGCAGGCACGAATACCCATATCATGGAACAGCGCGGCGAAGCGAACACGCGCGTGTCATTTGTGGAAGCATTCTGGCTTGCGACTCATGGTGGTGGCCTGACGCTTGATTTACCAGTTGGCGTATTCAAGCCTGGGTACTGCTTCGACGCACTTGTGGTTGATAGCAACACCCAAGGTAGCCAAGTTCGCGTTTATGATGATCTCGATAGCGAGCAAGACATCTTAGAGAAAATCATCGTACATACCACCGAGCCTGCGATTTCGTCGGTTTGGGTCAATGGCCGAAAGGTTAAGTAA
- the deoD gene encoding purine-nucleoside phosphorylase, whose product MPTPHINANKGDFAETILMPGDPLRAKLIAETYLENPRLVSDVRNVYGYTGTYQGKEISVMAHGMGGPSATIYFHELMTEFGVKNFIRIGSCGAIHDDVKLKDVIVAMGASTDSKINRIRFRDHDYAALADFNMLQNCVSVLSETDMSYRVGQVFSSDLFYRPDFDMYELMAKYGVLGVEMEVNALYSCAAENGCKAIAMCTVTDHITKGEHLTADERRTELHEMINVALKTALTL is encoded by the coding sequence ATGCCTACTCCACATATTAATGCGAACAAAGGTGACTTTGCAGAAACGATTCTAATGCCAGGTGACCCACTTCGCGCTAAGTTGATTGCTGAAACTTACCTAGAAAATCCACGTTTGGTGAGCGATGTTCGCAACGTGTACGGCTATACCGGTACTTACCAAGGTAAAGAGATTTCTGTTATGGCTCACGGTATGGGTGGCCCTTCTGCGACGATCTACTTTCATGAGTTAATGACTGAATTCGGCGTTAAGAACTTCATTCGAATCGGCAGCTGTGGTGCCATTCATGACGATGTAAAACTGAAAGACGTTATCGTCGCAATGGGAGCATCGACGGACTCTAAAATCAACCGCATTCGTTTCCGTGATCACGACTACGCCGCGCTCGCTGACTTCAACATGCTGCAAAACTGTGTTTCCGTGCTAAGCGAAACCGACATGAGCTACCGCGTGGGTCAGGTGTTCTCTTCTGATCTGTTCTATCGTCCAGATTTTGATATGTACGAGCTTATGGCTAAGTACGGTGTACTGGGGGTAGAAATGGAAGTGAACGCGCTTTACTCATGTGCCGCTGAAAATGGCTGTAAAGCGATTGCAATGTGCACTGTGACCGACCACATCACCAAAGGTGAGCACCTCACCGCGGATGAACGTCGCACAGAACTGCACGAAATGATTAACGTGGCGCTAAAAACTGCGTTAACTCTTTAA
- a CDS encoding alpha-amylase family protein: protein MSSTNTSQSNVMLHAFDWPYALVTERAQEIKASGYKTVLVSPPMKSYRGDKEVLWWQLYQPQDYRVIDNKLGNTEDFKAMMTTLNELDIWVYIDVVFNHMANESSLRLDLQYPSQSDMSCYQEHSSYFEQQKLFGDLSEPLFTEEDFVEAFGIENWKDRWEVQNGRLTGGPEDPGLPTLRTSEHVIAQQQAYLLAMKDLGVRGYRIDAAKHLTLEHIKKVFTDEITEGMHVFGEIITDGGATEEEYELFLQPYLEETRLAAYDFPLFKTIFEAFSSKEGSLTSLIDPYCFGQALTHERSITFVTTHDIPNNDVFSDMVMEEQDEWLAYVYILTRGEGVPLIYSDLDPSGITGKQGLPRWVDGWKDPKLAKLIHFYHTVHEATAEIIEANEDLLAFSRGDKGVVVINKSSRSKVVALNQTNALSSIFSDAVVEAGGALHIEPMSAEVLVSV, encoded by the coding sequence ATGTCTAGTACAAACACCAGTCAGAGTAACGTGATGCTACATGCGTTTGATTGGCCCTATGCTTTAGTCACTGAGCGTGCTCAAGAAATCAAAGCCTCTGGGTATAAGACAGTGCTTGTGTCACCGCCAATGAAATCCTACCGTGGTGATAAGGAAGTCTTGTGGTGGCAGCTTTATCAACCTCAAGATTACCGTGTTATCGACAATAAGTTAGGTAATACCGAAGACTTTAAGGCGATGATGACAACACTCAATGAGCTCGATATTTGGGTTTATATTGACGTGGTGTTCAACCATATGGCGAATGAATCGAGCTTGCGTCTTGATCTCCAGTATCCAAGCCAATCGGACATGAGTTGTTATCAAGAGCACTCTAGCTATTTTGAACAGCAGAAACTGTTTGGTGACTTAAGTGAGCCGCTGTTTACCGAAGAGGATTTTGTTGAAGCCTTTGGCATCGAGAACTGGAAGGATCGCTGGGAAGTGCAAAATGGCCGTTTGACCGGTGGGCCTGAAGATCCTGGGCTACCAACGCTGCGTACCAGCGAACATGTGATTGCTCAGCAACAGGCGTATTTATTGGCGATGAAAGATCTTGGCGTGCGTGGCTATCGCATTGATGCGGCAAAGCACCTAACTCTTGAGCACATCAAAAAGGTGTTTACCGATGAGATCACCGAAGGCATGCATGTGTTCGGAGAGATCATTACTGATGGTGGTGCAACTGAGGAAGAGTACGAACTGTTCCTTCAGCCGTACCTTGAAGAGACAAGATTGGCGGCGTACGACTTTCCGCTGTTCAAAACCATTTTTGAAGCCTTCTCATCCAAAGAGGGGAGCTTAACCTCATTGATTGATCCTTATTGCTTCGGCCAAGCCCTGACTCATGAGCGCTCAATTACCTTTGTGACAACTCATGATATTCCAAACAACGATGTATTTAGTGACATGGTTATGGAAGAGCAGGATGAGTGGCTGGCATATGTCTACATTCTTACTCGTGGTGAAGGTGTGCCACTCATATACAGTGACCTCGATCCAAGTGGTATTACCGGTAAGCAGGGTCTACCAAGGTGGGTGGATGGATGGAAAGATCCTAAGCTTGCGAAGTTGATTCATTTCTACCACACCGTGCATGAAGCGACAGCTGAGATCATTGAGGCGAATGAAGATCTGCTGGCATTTAGCCGAGGTGATAAAGGTGTCGTGGTGATCAACAAGTCATCACGCAGTAAGGTGGTCGCTTTAAATCAAACTAATGCATTGAGTTCGATCTTTTCTGATGCTGTGGTTGAAGCGGGCGGTGCACTGCATATTGAGCCGATGAGCGCTGAGGTACTAGTGTCGGTTTAA
- a CDS encoding amino acid deaminase translates to MNNLFKKDRNNHKTHALGYAIGQKGVACCDHEMPSYSLLKEEISLPAAVIKRSHLENNMQWMQKFANHHGVKLCPHGKTTMTPEFFRQQQECGAWGVTVATAPQAEVAAHSGITNIMMANQLVGKANMAMIHRVQRDTDARVMVCVDSKQNIQQLQHYFEHANSSIDVLIEYGVAGGRCGCRTIDEVVALAQFITDMPNVNLVGIEVYEGVIHGGDEEARVRQFLANTLELASQLVADNLLPEKPIVTGAGSAWYDVVAEEFAHLDAFDAILRPGCYVIHDTGIYLDAQHKVMQRAEKNQGFACELGGDLSSALEVWAYVISRPEATKVIIGLGKRDVAFDAGLPIPERVYRDGEQIETTGLKATDVMDQHTFLSVPEDCDLQVGDMIAFSTSHPCLTFDKWRYIAISDDQHNVEHWVETAF, encoded by the coding sequence ATGAATAATCTATTTAAAAAAGATAGAAACAATCACAAAACCCATGCATTGGGATATGCAATCGGTCAAAAAGGAGTGGCGTGTTGCGACCATGAAATGCCGAGTTATAGCTTGCTTAAAGAAGAAATTAGCTTGCCCGCTGCCGTGATTAAGCGCAGTCATTTAGAAAATAACATGCAGTGGATGCAAAAATTTGCCAACCATCACGGCGTTAAACTTTGTCCACATGGCAAAACAACCATGACACCCGAGTTTTTCCGTCAGCAGCAGGAATGTGGTGCTTGGGGAGTGACCGTCGCCACCGCCCCGCAAGCTGAAGTGGCCGCTCACAGTGGTATCACCAACATCATGATGGCCAACCAACTCGTAGGTAAAGCCAACATGGCCATGATTCATCGTGTACAACGAGATACCGATGCTCGCGTGATGGTATGCGTCGATTCAAAGCAAAATATTCAGCAGTTACAACACTATTTTGAACACGCTAACAGCTCAATCGACGTTCTGATTGAATACGGCGTTGCCGGCGGTCGCTGCGGCTGTCGCACAATCGATGAAGTCGTCGCGCTGGCTCAGTTTATAACCGACATGCCAAACGTAAATTTGGTGGGGATTGAAGTCTATGAGGGCGTGATCCACGGTGGCGATGAAGAAGCCCGTGTACGTCAGTTTCTTGCCAACACGCTTGAGTTAGCAAGTCAGTTAGTTGCAGACAATCTACTGCCTGAAAAACCGATCGTCACAGGTGCTGGTTCTGCATGGTACGACGTGGTCGCGGAAGAATTTGCCCACCTCGACGCCTTTGATGCCATTTTACGCCCAGGCTGCTACGTCATTCATGACACTGGTATCTATCTAGATGCCCAGCATAAAGTGATGCAACGTGCAGAGAAAAACCAAGGTTTTGCTTGTGAGCTAGGAGGCGATCTCTCTTCTGCTCTAGAGGTTTGGGCGTATGTCATTTCTCGCCCTGAAGCCACAAAAGTCATCATAGGTTTGGGTAAGCGTGATGTCGCATTTGACGCGGGTCTTCCTATTCCTGAGCGTGTTTATCGCGATGGTGAACAAATAGAAACGACAGGCCTTAAGGCAACAGATGTGATGGATCAACACACATTTTTATCGGTTCCCGAGGACTGCGATCTCCAAGTTGGTGATATGATTGCCTTTTCAACATCGCACCCCTGCCTCACCTTTGACAAGTGGCGCTACATTGCGATCAGCGATGACCAGCATAATGTCGAACATTGGGTCGAAACAGCATTCTAG
- a CDS encoding NupC/NupG family nucleoside CNT transporter — protein MSLLMSIVGIIALLSVGFLFSENRQAINKRTVLLALTAQIGFGAFVMFVPLGEQILQGMSNGVNHVISYANEGLAFAFGGLGKFEMGFIFVINVLCVIIFISALISALYYLNIMQTLINVIGGVLTKLLGTSKAESLSATANIFVGPIEAPSMIRPLVKNMTRSELFAVMTGGLASVAGGTMIGYISLGVDPKYIITACFMTAPAGLLFAKLLCPQTEDVTTDKAIKVDDKDAPKSLLDAITEGSLVGMHQAATVTALVISFVALVALLNGIISGLGGLAGFENASLELIIGYILSPLTFLMGVPWSEAVTAGALIGKKIAVNEFVAYMSFVEVSETLSAKTQAIIAFSLCGFANIGSLAMVIGGIGAMNPERRPLLVEIGPRVLFGAILANLMSGTIAGLLITLS, from the coding sequence ATGTCACTACTTATGAGCATTGTCGGAATCATCGCACTGCTATCCGTTGGTTTTCTTTTCTCTGAAAACCGCCAAGCCATCAATAAACGTACTGTCCTACTTGCCCTTACTGCACAAATTGGTTTTGGTGCCTTCGTTATGTTTGTCCCGCTTGGTGAGCAAATTTTGCAAGGCATGTCGAATGGCGTTAATCACGTTATTTCCTACGCTAATGAAGGTCTAGCATTCGCTTTTGGTGGCTTAGGTAAGTTCGAAATGGGCTTCATTTTCGTTATCAACGTACTTTGTGTCATCATCTTTATTTCGGCACTTATTTCTGCACTGTACTACCTCAACATCATGCAAACGCTGATCAACGTCATTGGTGGGGTACTAACCAAACTACTAGGAACGTCAAAAGCGGAATCACTTAGCGCAACCGCCAACATCTTTGTTGGTCCTATTGAAGCGCCATCTATGATTCGCCCACTGGTTAAAAATATGACTCGCTCGGAGCTGTTCGCAGTCATGACTGGCGGTCTCGCGAGTGTCGCTGGTGGTACTATGATTGGCTATATCAGCTTAGGTGTGGATCCAAAGTACATTATTACCGCATGTTTTATGACAGCGCCCGCTGGCCTGCTGTTTGCGAAGCTGCTATGTCCACAAACCGAGGACGTGACTACTGACAAAGCCATCAAAGTTGACGACAAAGACGCTCCAAAATCGCTACTCGATGCGATTACAGAAGGCTCTCTAGTTGGTATGCACCAAGCAGCAACCGTAACCGCACTCGTCATCTCTTTTGTTGCGCTAGTCGCGTTACTTAACGGCATTATTTCTGGTCTTGGTGGGCTAGCGGGCTTCGAGAACGCAAGCCTTGAACTGATTATCGGTTATATCCTGTCACCGCTTACATTCCTAATGGGGGTGCCGTGGAGCGAAGCGGTTACCGCGGGTGCTCTTATTGGTAAAAAGATTGCCGTAAACGAATTTGTTGCTTACATGAGCTTTGTTGAAGTCAGCGAAACCTTGTCAGCAAAGACTCAAGCTATCATTGCCTTTAGCCTGTGCGGCTTTGCCAACATTGGCTCGCTCGCCATGGTGATTGGCGGAATTGGCGCTATGAACCCAGAGCGTCGTCCTCTGCTTGTTGAAATTGGCCCACGTGTACTATTTGGTGCCATTCTAGCGAACTTAATGTCAGGCACTATCGCTGGCCTGCTTATCACTCTGTCTTAA
- a CDS encoding DUF3413 domain-containing protein has protein sequence MLTFLKSKLSPYYEFWILNALLATLIGARYFLYFPDLPFDGLQFSFAVTSLFSHMALLALVFWLVGLIVCFLPLKLKRPILALIATIALGFLFVDTMVFGFYRFHLNYPVLSMVMSGQIVEFPWSAWLMLVVGLGAVFALQWWALSKMELRSFTLTKKLRKVFFPLFIATTLASHGIHIWAAAKTYQPVMFVNQYLPLFYPTIANSLLMEKGWLDREELERNQAKAPKVQGGLNYPVNPIAGEAPSQPKNIMLILIDSWRPDTVTQEYMPTVYDLSNEGLSFDKHYSSGNATRMGTFGLFYGLPGPYWHPMLANQRPTLLMDRLQELNYEIGVFTSAHIESPEFNRTIFANIPNLRIRGKSKGNAAERDIELVDDWMTWYDVNKSKPTFSFLFFDAPHGFIFPADYEPKFEPMSGPNNPFVRSNDSDPEPIFNRYRTSTHFVDSKIKEVVAKLKAEGTYDDTLIVITGDHGEELNDNGQNFWGHNGNFTEAQIKVPFIMIGAGVDKEANQWPQDKLTTHYDFVPTIMKNYLGVTNDIEDYAVGEDLYGEFVDRPYTIVADYGDYAVVSKDKIFSLKGNGLYEVKDGTNRLLPKQEIDHERMHYAIELLTRYTE, from the coding sequence ATGCTTACGTTTTTAAAATCAAAGCTGAGTCCTTACTACGAGTTTTGGATTCTCAATGCATTGCTTGCGACGCTCATTGGCGCGCGTTATTTTCTCTATTTCCCTGACCTGCCCTTCGATGGACTTCAGTTCTCGTTTGCCGTAACCAGTTTATTCAGCCACATGGCGCTGCTTGCGTTGGTATTCTGGCTTGTTGGTTTGATTGTTTGCTTCCTGCCTCTCAAGCTAAAACGCCCAATACTGGCTCTTATCGCAACCATTGCCCTGGGCTTTTTGTTCGTCGACACCATGGTGTTTGGCTTCTACCGCTTCCACCTGAACTACCCAGTTCTCTCCATGGTGATGTCAGGACAGATTGTTGAATTCCCTTGGTCTGCCTGGTTAATGCTGGTTGTTGGCCTTGGCGCTGTATTTGCGTTGCAATGGTGGGCACTGAGCAAAATGGAGCTTCGCAGCTTCACATTGACCAAAAAACTTCGCAAAGTATTTTTCCCACTGTTTATTGCCACAACATTGGCAAGCCACGGTATCCATATTTGGGCTGCGGCGAAAACTTATCAGCCAGTGATGTTTGTGAACCAGTACCTTCCTTTATTCTACCCAACTATTGCGAACTCACTCCTAATGGAGAAGGGTTGGCTAGACCGAGAAGAGCTTGAGCGAAACCAAGCAAAAGCGCCGAAAGTACAAGGTGGTCTAAACTACCCGGTTAATCCAATCGCAGGTGAGGCACCATCGCAGCCAAAGAACATCATGTTGATTCTGATCGATTCTTGGCGCCCAGATACCGTGACACAAGAGTACATGCCAACCGTTTACGACTTATCCAACGAGGGGTTGTCATTCGATAAACACTACTCATCGGGTAACGCAACTCGAATGGGGACATTTGGCCTATTCTACGGCTTGCCTGGTCCATATTGGCACCCAATGCTGGCGAACCAACGTCCAACACTGTTGATGGATCGATTGCAAGAACTCAACTACGAGATTGGTGTGTTTACATCGGCACACATCGAGTCTCCAGAATTCAACCGTACTATCTTCGCCAACATCCCGAATCTGCGTATTCGTGGTAAGAGCAAAGGCAACGCTGCGGAACGTGATATCGAACTGGTTGATGATTGGATGACTTGGTATGACGTCAATAAGTCAAAACCAACTTTCTCATTTTTGTTCTTTGATGCGCCGCATGGGTTTATTTTCCCAGCGGATTATGAGCCGAAGTTTGAGCCGATGTCTGGCCCAAACAACCCATTCGTACGCAGTAACGACTCCGATCCTGAGCCTATCTTCAACCGCTACCGCACAAGTACTCACTTTGTTGATAGCAAAATCAAAGAAGTAGTTGCCAAGTTAAAAGCGGAAGGCACCTATGACGATACACTGATCGTGATTACTGGTGACCACGGTGAAGAGCTCAATGATAACGGCCAAAACTTCTGGGGCCACAACGGCAACTTCACCGAAGCTCAAATCAAAGTACCATTTATTATGATTGGTGCAGGCGTCGATAAAGAAGCCAACCAGTGGCCACAAGATAAGCTGACTACGCACTATGACTTTGTGCCGACCATCATGAAAAATTACCTAGGTGTGACTAACGATATCGAGGATTATGCGGTTGGTGAAGATCTCTACGGCGAGTTTGTTGATCGTCCTTACACCATCGTTGCAGACTATGGTGACTACGCTGTAGTCTCAAAAGACAAGATCTTCTCGCTCAAAGGTAACGGACTGTACGAAGTGAAAGATGGTACTAACCGTCTATTACCGAAGCAAGAAATTGACCATGAGCGTATGCATTACGCCATTGAGCTACTTACTCGCTACACGGAATAG
- a CDS encoding SIS domain-containing protein, whose protein sequence is MSVEIDIISQITERYSALRDAEKKVADLITDDVSSAANASITELAEQASVSEATITRFAKAVGCKNVRDLKIKLAQSLAVGQRFIIEPPVQTGHQGIYESIKQALDINRALINEADISKAAELLHSARQIIAIGVGGGSTITSQELQHRLFRLGYPVVSYNDGLLTRMVAATADANDVMVVISATGHTPIVVETAETAKQYGVPVIAITPSGSPLANLSDLVLPIVHKETDFIYKPSASRYAMLALVDVIAMELAVNHKRRSRDRLRRLKLALDTHRTGSDRQPLGD, encoded by the coding sequence TTGAGCGTAGAAATAGACATTATTTCTCAAATCACGGAGCGATACAGTGCGCTTCGTGATGCAGAAAAAAAGGTCGCCGACCTTATCACAGATGATGTAAGCAGCGCGGCCAATGCCAGTATTACGGAACTCGCAGAGCAAGCAAGCGTAAGCGAAGCCACCATCACCCGCTTTGCAAAAGCCGTGGGGTGTAAAAATGTTCGCGACCTCAAGATCAAGCTGGCGCAATCACTTGCAGTAGGCCAGCGTTTTATTATTGAGCCGCCGGTACAAACTGGTCATCAGGGTATTTACGAGTCCATCAAACAGGCTTTGGATATCAACCGAGCACTCATTAACGAAGCAGACATCAGCAAAGCGGCGGAACTACTTCACTCAGCAAGGCAAATCATTGCAATTGGCGTCGGTGGTGGCTCAACCATCACCTCACAAGAGCTGCAGCATCGTCTGTTTAGACTTGGCTACCCAGTAGTATCATACAATGATGGATTGCTCACTCGCATGGTAGCAGCAACAGCGGATGCCAATGACGTGATGGTGGTGATATCCGCAACGGGTCACACGCCTATCGTGGTAGAAACAGCAGAAACCGCTAAGCAATATGGCGTACCTGTGATTGCTATTACCCCTTCCGGCTCACCACTGGCGAACCTCAGCGATCTTGTGCTGCCTATCGTCCATAAAGAAACCGATTTTATCTATAAGCCATCTGCCTCGCGCTATGCGATGCTTGCCTTAGTTGACGTCATCGCGATGGAGCTCGCAGTAAACCATAAGCGCCGCTCTCGCGACCGCCTTCGCCGCTTAAAACTCGCCTTAGATACTCACAGAACGGGAAGCGATCGCCAACCATTAGGCGACTAA
- the elbB gene encoding isoprenoid biosynthesis glyoxalase ElbB yields the protein MKKIAVILSGSGVFDGAEIHESVLALHAIEKAGATWHCFAPNVEQYHVINHITGEEMEQSRNVLVEAARIARGNIEDVEKLNVDDYDALLVPGGFGAAKNLTDFAINGAECSINAGVASACRAFKQANKPAGYLCIAPVIIPMIYPESVSGTIGSDAGTAEGFNALGGHHIECTVDDFVYDENNKVLSTPAYMLANSISEAASGIDKLVNKLISLA from the coding sequence ATGAAAAAAATAGCGGTCATCCTAAGTGGTTCTGGCGTATTTGATGGTGCTGAAATCCATGAATCTGTTCTGGCCTTGCATGCCATAGAAAAAGCGGGAGCAACGTGGCACTGCTTTGCCCCAAACGTAGAGCAATATCATGTCATTAACCATATCACCGGCGAAGAAATGGAACAGTCGCGCAATGTCTTGGTTGAAGCGGCCCGGATCGCGCGTGGCAATATTGAAGATGTCGAAAAGCTTAACGTCGACGATTACGATGCACTGCTTGTACCAGGCGGCTTTGGTGCAGCCAAAAATCTGACCGACTTTGCCATCAATGGCGCTGAGTGTTCCATTAACGCAGGCGTTGCTTCCGCTTGTCGCGCTTTCAAGCAAGCGAATAAGCCTGCCGGTTACTTGTGCATTGCCCCTGTTATCATCCCGATGATTTACCCAGAATCTGTGTCCGGTACCATCGGCAGTGATGCCGGTACTGCGGAGGGCTTTAATGCGCTAGGTGGACACCATATTGAGTGTACTGTTGACGATTTTGTTTATGATGAGAATAACAAAGTACTGTCGACGCCTGCTTATATGCTAGCAAACAGCATTTCAGAAGCTGCAAGTGGGATAGATAAACTTGTGAATAAGCTAATTTCGTTGGCTTAA